A window of the Lodderomyces beijingensis strain CBS 14171 genome assembly, chromosome: 7 genome harbors these coding sequences:
- a CDS encoding mitochondrial 37S ribosomal protein mS37 yields MAYKKVGPPPKGLPPLPRLKVRKPILSKSTNQCFVFMSSLLNCWASNGEANSVCSGFEAELKKCMETYKPAKEQISTINYHAARLYPKLRGKVHD; encoded by the coding sequence ATGGCATATAAGAAAGTCGGCCCCCCACCAAAGGGCTTGCCACCACTCCCCCGCCTCAAAGTCCGGAAGCCAATCTTATCGAAGTCTACCAACCAATGTTTCGTCTTCATGTCGAGCTTATTGAACTGCTGGGCCTCGAACGGCGAAGCCAATAGCGTCTGCTCGGGCTTTGAAGCTGAGTTAAAGAAGTGCATGGAGACGTATAAGCCTGCCAAGGAGCAGATCAGCACTATCAATTACCATGCGGCGCGGTTGTATCCTAAGTTGCGGGGCAAAGTCCATGATTGA